In Carya illinoinensis cultivar Pawnee chromosome 9, C.illinoinensisPawnee_v1, whole genome shotgun sequence, the following are encoded in one genomic region:
- the LOC122275415 gene encoding transcription factor SCREAM2-like, whose product MGSRERKRAALNEKLQQLRAATNSSARNNASIIVDASKYIKELKRKVERLNKDAETSQSSSAQTPLPAQVTVETLERGFLINVFSGKNCPGLLVSILESFEKLGLDVHDARVSCSDVFQLEAVGGENNPEHLHGLDAQVVQQAVLEAIKNWSESSGQD is encoded by the exons ATGGGTTCTAGGGAGCGTAAAAGAGCAGCGTTGAATGAGAAGTTGCAACAGCTTCGTGCTGCCACCAACTCTAGTGCT AGGAACAATGCTTCAATTATAGTAGATGCATCCAAATATATAAAGGAGTTGAAGAGAAAAGTCGAAAGACTGAATAAAGATGCTGAAACTTCACAAAGTTCGAGTGCGCAAACTCCATTGCCTGCG CAAGTTACAGTGGAAACCCTAGAAAGGGGTTTCCTTATTAACGTGTTCTCGGGAAAAAATTGTCCCGGTTTGCTCGTATCGATACTGGAATCCTTCGAGAAACTGGGTCTTGATGTGCACGATGCTAGGGTTTCTTGTTCAGAcgttttccagcttgaagcagTTGGAGGAGAA AATAATCCAGAACACCTTCATGGCTTGGATGCTCAAGTGGTGCAGCAAGCAGTGCTGGAAGCTATCAAGAACTGGAGTGAAAGCAGTGGGCAAGATTAA